ACGAGGGTGGACTCTTGCTATTGATTTTGTTTATGAGTTTTGACGGAGAGGTTGCAGTATGGAATGACCTATGCTTTTGGAGCTGGTTTGTAAGATGTGTTGGTTGAGAATTTGAGATATCTTAGAGCTAATCAATATGATTGTGATAAAGGTAACAGTCGGATCAGCTGTGCTAGATATTGTCCAAAAAGTATTAGCTAGAAATTCCAATTATTGTGGATTGTTCATGTGTGTAGAGTGGGAAATTAGGTGGCACAACGTCTTGCAAAATTTACTTTCACGTATGGCAGGGAAAAACTTACCATGTTAGTATAGGTATTCTACTACGCTAACCAGGATTTAGGTCAGGTACTCGTGTTGTGGATATGTGTTCCAAGTGTCCGACTCAGCTATTTGATTAACAGTCCAAGTGACATAGGTGTTACCACTTCTGTAATCTAGGATGCATTCACAGTATTGGACGCACTTGATTAGCTTAAATTGATCTATGCATTTTGATGTGGAGAAACGGACTAGATGGTGCATTCTACTGttttttctctcaacctttttgTTTCTAAACCTGTCTAACTTATCAATTTATCATGCCAGGCCACAAAGAGGAAAGGATGGATTAATCATAGGATAAAAGGCCCTGAGTCTATTGCTGATCATATGTATCGAATGTCATTGATGGGCTTAATTGCTGGGGATATTCCGGGTGTGAACAGGGAGAGGTTGGATCTTAACCTGTCATGCTTGTTTTGGATACCTCCATATTCCTTTGCTGATGAAATGTGTTATTTTCTTTTGACAATGCTTTTCGCAGATGTATCAAGATAGCAATTGTACATGATATTGCTGAAGGTATAATCTTTTCAATCTTTTCAATCTTAACTGTCTTGCCTCTGATAGtatattttactattttagagtagaatttctttttgaataGAATCAGCTAGTTTGTTATTTCTCCATGTCATTAGGATTCCTTATCTTTTGTGTAAACCGAAATTTTGTAGTCATCACTTATTTCTGTTGCAAACCTGTGttttattcaagctttcatagAATTTGATGACTTAGGTTTCAGCATCTACTTAGAACCTTGTGGTATTTTCTTAggtgaaaaaatatttaattcttCACTGATGTGGAGAGAATTCAAAATGGTGTATAGATTGTTATAACTtgctatattttattttctcattTCTTTCCTGAAATTATTGGTGTTGCTTGGAAGAGTAGCTTTTGCAGATTAGTAATGACTAGGTGAGCGGGGTAAGGTTGTGTACATCTACTTGCCATACGTTGCTTTAAACAGGATCCCCGAGGGCACAAAGTTAATAATACATCACATTAGATTGACTTTTTTATGAACCACCACTGCAGGTATCCTATAATTTGTTTTGTGCTAGAAGTTTGATAGGACTTGTCGAGTCATGATTGAACGTTTTTGTACCTTCAGATATTACACTGTCCTCAATTCTGTTTTCCCAAGATTACTGATTTCTGTTGTCATCGTCCTCTTGATGACTGGAATATCTTTAGCTATTGTTGGAGATATAACACCCTCTGATGGCATACCCAAAGAAGAAAAGAGCAGAAGAGAGCAGGCAGCGCTAAATGAAATGTGTGAAGTTCTTGGTGGTGGGATGAGAGGTTGGCATTAGCTTGCTATTCtataatatttagcatatcGTTGCTGTTACTAGTATGGTATCAAGCTGATATTTTCTTGTTATCTCAGCTGACGAGATTAAAGAACTCTGGACTGAGTATGAAAATAATTCTTCTTTGGAAGCTAATCTGGTGAAGGATTTTGATAAAGTATGTGACTTTTAGCATTAACCTATTCTTTTTGTGTTGTTTTGAATTCCCTTGCAATTTTTTGCACTTTAGGAGGTGTTCCTTGTTCACATAGTTTTCACGGTTTTGATGTTTGTCTACCAACAATAACACAAATGGTCCCAGGAAAAAAACGCTGCTGGCATAATTTTTCCAGTTATATTAATTCTCTATTTGCAATTCTGCATGCATTTATGACAACAAAATTATGCAACACTGTTAAATTCCCTATTTTTAGCCTTATTGGTCTTCAATCTTTCTAATCAGTATTTGCATCTATTCAGGTTGAAATGATTCTTCAGGCATTAGAATATGAAACCGGTAAGGCTTATTCTTACACACCGAATGGAAAATTCTGGGAACTTGCCATTTTGATGATTACTTACATGCATTAACGCTATCACCAATCTTTATCCTTCACACTCATTGTTGAATGTTCATTTTTAGTTGGTTTGGTGGTAATTAGTGTATGATGCATTTGAATGATCTTGTACTGTTGCTGCTAGCTTATCTCGTCTCTTCACTTGCTGAGCTTCTAGTGATTAAATCACTCATTTTATCACCACCCTATGTAGTTTTGCTGCAGACATAGTGACACGTCTAGGTTTCTGTGATGGAGGGGTGGATCTGAATCTGATAAACTCACCAGGCCATACACAAGCCCATGCCAGAGAAGCAATTGACCACATATAAGTTTGGGGTTCCATCCTAAACCAATTGGTTATAGGTGGAGTTTCCCACCAATCTTATATGTTAGTCAATCTCCCTCTATTTCTTCAATGTTGGATAAATAGTCCAATACTTACTCACATGTCAATTATACTCTTAACAGAATCCATCGTCCTAAGACTCCTAACTCCGATGTTAAACTTTGTTGAATTCTGATAGAATGTGACTCTTGCAGAGTTGCATTCTTGCTCTATCACTTTGcatagaataaattttaaacAATAGTCCTTCAACTAATACAGTAATACTTCAAGTTAGTGGTTGTGAGTTAAAGGCTCCTGCTTCTGTACgctcttttcccttttcttttggTTTAGGTTTTCAGTTTCCCCTGACTTTCATTTCCCCTTTCCATTTTCTCATGGTGGGTAGGTGCTTGGGTGGGTGTTGCAATAAACATGTTCATTGGTGAATTGAAGCTAGCCGAGCCAGTAAGCTGCTTTCCATTTATGGTACTCAACTAGTTGATATTGAGAAACTTTCTTAAACCATTTGTTTGCCGATGCGTTCTCAGGCTCTCGGCGACTTTCTTTATTAATAATTGACAAAAATATGTGGCAAGTAAGAACATAGACCAAACTTTGAGGACTCCGTCATATTCAGGCTCTTACACCTCAGCATATCATTTTCATACAGTGGTTCCTTTATTCTGAAGTTGAGGAGATTCACATTAGTTTTAATTTGGTGCTACAACTGGTGTTTAGGTTTTAAATATGCTTTATTTTAGTTATTAAAAGATCTGGTCTTAAGGTTTTGACTGCAGGTATTTTTCTGGATCTATTCTGCATTATGTCTTAATTTAACTTCCTCTTGTGCTTTCCTGGTTTCTTTGAAACTACATAGATGGACTTGTAAGTGTACACCTTTACTCGTTTGCAAGCTTTTGAGACCTCCATCTGGTCCAGTGTCCAAGGTTTACATGTTGATGTtcattttgttttagtttgtaTCTGGGAAACATGTCCAATTTTTCATCACTCTTCCACAGATGAAAGTTAAGTGAAGTAATTAATGATGTCTCCTTAGGCTGCTTATAATGAGGGGATATAACTAAGGAGTCATATATCTAATTACAAGTGTTCAACAGTAATAAATTAGGGACTAATTAAAGGAGTTGTGAAACCCTGAAAGGGTAAAGGTGGTGGTTGTTAGGTCTTCGTCGGAGGAGAGAAAAAGGAGGGACAGGGAGGGAAGGGAGGAACCATTACTCTAGACAGGGCAATGGTACATATTACTCTTATTGAGTGATTATTACCTTCTCTGTATTCTATGATAGTTCTTCTCCTGTAATAGTTTTCCTGATAGATTTTACTCCCTAGTTGATTCTCATCTTGTCAAGCGTGGCCTTCAAGTAATTTTCATGATAAGAGGAGTTCATTTTGACAGAAAAAACACGTGATATCGATGTAATGAGTTTATTGCACCTTTCCCCCTTCCAATCATGCCAATGATGTATCCTTAGTTCTGAACCACTGTGTCTCCCTTTAACAATGTTTCTCAGCCGTGATGTGCTGCTAGTAGCAGGCATGGTAGTGCCACAGACATAATAGTGGTGATTTTGTTTTCTCTTGCCATCCCTCAGGCAAAAATATAGAAGCAAATACTatttgaattcatttcaatcTACGTATGGTCCTTCCTATGTGAGGTTCATCGCCATCAAGAAATACATTTGGCTTAGAAAATGTGGGACTGATGTGTCAGCATTTTTCATGCTTCTGCTCTCTCTCTCCTGTCATAGAATTAAGCATCCTTGACAGCATGTCCTGCCAGCCTGCAGTGAAGCTTATGATAATATGTGATTTGATTGTATAGTTGATGCACTCGGCGGTAGTTAAAGCCTCACTGGTCAGTGATCACTCACATTCTTAAATCAGTTCATCATTGGCATTGGTACTTGTGGTTGCTCATTCCCTTGGGTCATGATTTGGAGTTCCCGAGGTGATTGTGCTGCATGATTTTGTATGAGAGACTATTTCTGCTATTATTGATGTAGGATTACTATATCATTTGAGACCACTTTTGAATTGAACTGCacatgaattttcttgtttaGTGTGCTAGCATAAGTTGATTGCGTCTTGCTCATGAGGAATCACATTTGAATTGACTAGTACGGAAAATATTTGTATCGAGTTTAGAGTGTATCTTGCATTCTTGTTGCTCTCAATAATGCATGTACATATCTGTTAGATTTTTGCGCAAAGGTGGAGATTGTGCCTGATGCTTTGACCTTAACCCTTCTTTAAATTCTTGTCGCCTGATGTTTGTTTGCTAATTCATTTGACAGAACATGGGATGGTTCTCGATGAGTTTTTCTTGTCAACAGCTGGTGAGCTCGGCTTTCTTAATTTCATTCAATATTGCAGATACTCTGACCTCTTTTTCCCATAGCTAATATACTATATTACTCTACAATATTCAGGAAAGTTTCAGACAGAAGTAGGAAAAAGCTGGGCTGCTGAGATTATATCTAGAAGGAAGTCCAACTTGACTAAGTAAAGGAAACTAAACAGCAAACTAACCAAAGTCTTGATCTTTACTGAAGTGGTTGATGGCTACTGAAATCTGGAGTAGCTTTCCCGTGATTGGTCAACATGGAAGTAGATAGTTTTTCACCATTGCTTTAGCTTGTGAAAGTACATCCAGATTCTACTGTTTTACTGAGATCAGAAAATATTTCTGGCACACATGCATGCTTCATGCTTCATGCTTCATGCTTCATGCTGGCTTGATGACTAGCATAATAAATCGGCCTACTTGCTCCATGACTAGCAATGGTGATCAGAGCTAACTTTGCTGATTTCTGTCTTAAGTTTTATCTGAAACTGTCTTCCTAGTCCCCTTTGCCAGTTTTTATACGGCTATCGGAGTGTATGAAATCTTTCTGCCGTAAGACCTTGCCACAGTTCTATCACCCAAAAGGATCCGTATGTGATGACTGTGAACCGTGCGCTTCGTTATGCACTTTCTCCTATCTGCAACTTTAGGGTATGTGTTTTTTACTTTCTACTCCGTAGTGCCTAAAATTTCTTACCATGTCGAATCAAAATACTTGTGATTATGGGGCACTTTAAATGAGGTGCTTATCAGAACTTCAGAAAATAGTTCAACCAATTTTCAAGGACGGAAATGAGCCTAAGAAAGTTGTTAATCAAACCCTGAAAACATGATAAACCACGAGTTATTGGTTGAGAAATGCAATGCAGAACTGACTTTTACATGACTCGAATCGTTAACTTGCACATTTGAAGAGGAATGCTACATCGATGGTGGACAGCGACAAAAAGAGTTCATACCCAGGGCAAAATGGTATTTTCGCTacatgagttgaaaagtcaaataaatTACTAAATATCGGCAATATGACATTAAttgatacaacaatgacagtattttaatataataatgaCAGTATTTATGTAAACGATGATaatacttatataacacttgtatacatatttttatctattcatttaatatgcaacacttttatcTATTCATTTAAGTGATCcctttactttttctatttcattacacttgtatacataattttctatttttgggtgattgtgacggtattttaatacaacaatgacagtatatatatAACAATGACATTACTTATATTACCGATGACAGTATATAAGAAGTTAGCAGcacttatacacatttatttAAGTGTGGGTCATCtttccaacttttttttttatttttatttttagggtGGGTATGGGTCTTTTTTGTCGCTGGTGGACAGCGATGTAGCATGCCTCCACATTTGAATGATACTAGAAATATCATGGTTGATTTTGACTCGGAAATAAAATTGAGAAGTTAACGCCAAACTAATTAATCACGACGAGTTAGGTAGTTTAAAATACATTGGAAAGTGTCTTGCAAAGTAAACTAAACTAGCTTCTGAACCCGTTCAATGAACGGGTAATTATATATGGTTGTTAAGCGATCTTTTAAAGTGCTAATTTTATTGAGAAATTGTGATTTTGGTGagttgaaagttgaaaaaaCATACAAATTAGATGGTGGATTTAATAACGAGTGTTAAAGGAGGGAAATGGGGTGGAAGAagttatatgaattaaatagtgaattgatttttgaatgaggaagatgaatTGTGGTGTTAAAGCTGTAAAATAATTTgtgaaacaaacaaaaaaaaaggaaaaattgaaaaaaaaaacaaattaaaggaGGAAAGATgagatgacacatgtcatctaataaaTCATGgtcttcctttttaaatactaggtattgactAGGTATTGATTGACTAGGTATTGACGACTTGCTTTCATCTCATTATAGTAAATGGGTGGACAATGAACAAATGTGTACAGTGTATGGTAAATCCAAACAAGGATATAGATAAAAAGAACATGAGATatattcatttattttgttaAAACTATAAATGAAAAATATcactcttgtttttttttttttttttttttttttttgcaagaaaATATCACTCTTGTTACTCTACAATAATTTCATGTCTTTTAAACAAGCACCTATGTTCTCTGGGTGCATCATGATCATCTTACACCATTTTCCACCACACGTTATCGCATGTTACGAATTGATTCAAAGTATAGTAGTGTGCATTTATTCAAATAACCCATTTGTCATCTCTAATAAGTGTGCGTTCGTTGGTTAATAAGAATATTTGGTACATTTTTatttactagttgttggaccgtacgctagcgcgcacgatccCCTCAAAGTATACAAATTTAGTTTACAAAAATGTTACGTAAAAGACTAACATTTACAAATTTATGTTATTTGCTAGAAAAACAAAACTAAAGTTCGATTTGCATGTAATTAATAATATGAAATCGTACATACTTTTACAATATTTGTGTCATTGATAATGTAGCATTTCACAAGCAACATTGATAGGAGAGACGAGAATAGGATGGAGAAAAGCTAGGTTAGAAATACTGATGCGAGAAATTCGGTGGAATGGGTTATTGGGTTCCTaacaaaaagaaggaaaaggcaaaatagaagaacaaaaaaaaaaaattgagacaCATGATAGCTATATGACCAAGGGTATAATTGTCCACACACTATtaataagaataagacaaaaataaaattaagacaCGAAATGGGGGCATTATGGTAAGTGCATtattgggtgaatagtaatATAAATTTaaggctttataagtgttaggatttatTTTACATAAGCTTAAtttgcataaaattaaaaagattaCAAACTAAAAGTACAAACAAAAACTAAACTAAGGTCATGAAAGACCCTTACATAGATTACAAACCAAACAAAATTAAAACCGTTAAACATTATAGAGGTAGCATTTTCTTCTTCTGTCGGCTCATAATTGTCGTTGTGATAACCTCGCCTACAATATCTTTAAAGTGTAAGCTTGCCAAAGCATAATCCACTTATGCTTTCTGATATTTTTTTTAGATTTGGAACATCTGAGAATATGAGGGTATATGTTGGGTCACTTCATAAAATAACAACCGTAAAATAAAATCCTTTTACATAAAATGTTGTCTGGATAGCATTTATCATTCCACATCCCATCCTTCTTCTCTCGCCATTGCTCCACCACAATATCCCATGAACAAATTAAAACACATGCAAGAATCCTCTCCCACCTTTCAAGGGGGTGACGTTGACTTGAGGAGGTAATCTTTTCCCGCCCCCCCAATGATACACTAGTTAAATAATGCTCCCACTCGTCTAGAACAAATAATAAATGGACTACCAAAGTCTCTACATGACTCTTAGCTAGTGTAGTACCACTTGGTCAGCTTTAGTAAATGATCGACTTATGGTGTTGTAATTAAGGTTATTAATACGAAGTGTTACAATTAATGAGGTCTTGGAATAGTAGTTAAAACGGATAGAATATGCATGATAAGTCTCAGATTCGAATCATCCCACCTCCATTCGtaatttataatttgtattaCCCTCGTACCTTTTTACGACACATTAATTAGCTATATATGGTGCTCATTTGTATAAGCTATAATTTCGTTCATTTATACTTCATACATCCATTTCATGTGATCAGAATCTAAAAGAATGTATCCTCTATGAGCAAAGTTAAAATGATACGCGTAAGCCAACTAGTAATAAAGCAATAAGTTGAGTGCCATACATGTACACGTGACACAATCAAGTGAGTAGAGGTAGACCAATTGTTAGTACATTAGATTTACGTTTATGGTATACGGAaggacaataaaaaaaaaacgggCGGGTTTTAAATTAAGTCGGTGCGCGCAGAAAATCAATCACGGGTTAAGCTTAAGCGGGTGAGGGGGAGCTAGAGATTGGTGAAAATGAGCAATACTAACGCAACCAAAGGCATGAGTTAAGCAATACAAATACAATAATAACACACTTAATTCATTTATATAGTGAGTAAGAGACTTATCATTGTTGAACGTAAAAGCAAAGCAAACGCAAAGCATTGACTCTGACTCATAGTCGTAGGCACTGTAGTGTGTTAATGAGTATGTAGGAACATGCGGCGCTGTTTACGTGGCCTAGCTGTTTCAAAACTACACGTCTACACCgtataaaatttcataaag
This genomic stretch from Spinacia oleracea cultivar Varoflay chromosome 3, BTI_SOV_V1, whole genome shotgun sequence harbors:
- the LOC110786333 gene encoding uncharacterized protein — translated: MSSATANPSLSSPALSPSYFPSHHSLLRRHFSLSVSSLSSNKFTAGLRLVSLCCQSPNLGAISTVSAMSDSSSSPSPSPSSAIDFLTLCHSLKATKRKGWINHRIKGPESIADHMYRMSLMGLIAGDIPGVNRERCIKIAIVHDIAEAIVGDITPSDGIPKEEKSRREQAALNEMCEVLGGGMRADEIKELWTEYENNSSLEANLVKDFDKVEMILQALEYETEHGMVLDEFFLSTAGKFQTEVGKSWAAEIISRRKSNLTK